Proteins found in one Melospiza georgiana isolate bMelGeo1 chromosome 1, bMelGeo1.pri, whole genome shotgun sequence genomic segment:
- the LOC131096955 gene encoding nascent polypeptide-associated complex subunit alpha, muscle-specific form-like, which produces MGAHRALGPLSPEWGHTEPPALGPLSPPGPGPPGAPAPRTLPSVPAARGELGAAGTPRYPPHPGPCPGLSDCAALPPPPPPPPPRAAPRAPGRRGGGQVCVCTGVCVHRCAQLCACIGVHRCVRAQVCACTGVCVHRCVRAQVCACIGVHRCVRAQVCPCTGVCVHRCVCAQVCTGVSPAPVPRTSRVCRGGPAALGHACCPPVRVCVCVCVCVSPCPRRVPPVAAGPGGSVCAPRVPRDGPAEGGSGPSVCPPPPSGRAVRPRAPCPAQRGDTRQCHPCTVRGHTAVSPPLSQGGDTRQCHPCTVRGHTAVSPPSHSEGTHGSVTPAQRGDTRQCHPHTVRGHTAVSPPRTARGHTAVSPPRTAGWHLAVSPRTARWHLAVSPPPRKGTQGSGAARPGRPVACAVFVPCHPCMSPPRRCPQ; this is translated from the exons ATGggggcacacagagccctgggacCCCTGAGCCCGGAATGGGGGCACACAGAGCCCCCCGCCCTGGGACCCCTGAGCCCTCCCGGGCCCGGCCCACCCGGGGCTCCGGCCCCACGGACACTGCCCTCGGTACCGGCGGCCAGGGGGGAGCTCGGGGCCGCCGGGACCCCCCGATACCCGCCTCACCCGGGCCCCTGCCCCGGGCTGTCAGActgtgctgctcttcctcctcctcctcctcctcctcctcctcgtgcTGCTCCCCGagccccggggcggcgggggggtggacaggtgtgtgtgtgcacaggtgtgtgtgtgcacaggtgtgcacagcTGTGTGCGTGCAtaggtgtgcacaggtgtgtgCGTGCACAGGTGTGTGCgtgcacaggtgtgtgtgtgcacaggtgtgtgcgtgcacag gtgtgtgCGTGCAtaggtgtgcacaggtgtgtCCGTGCACAA gtgtgtCCGTGCACAGGTGTGTGCgtgcacaggtgtgtgtgtgcacaggtgtgcacaggtgtgtCCCCGGCTCCTGTCCCCAGGACGTCACGCGTGTGTCGGGGGGGTCCCGCTGCGCTGGGACACGCGTGTTGCCCCCCcgtccgtgtgtgtgtgtgtgtgtgtgtgtgtgtgtcaccgtgtccccgccgtgtcccccCGGTGGCTGCGGGGCCCGGTGGCTCCGTGTGcgccccccgtgtccccagggacGGCCCGGCTGAGGGAGGGTCGGGACCCTCCGTGTGCCCCCCACCCCCATCCGGCCGGGCCGTGCGTCCccgagccccctgccctgcacagcgAGGGGACACACGGCAGTGTCACCCCTGCACAGTGAGGGGACACACGGCAGTGTCACCCCCCCTCTCACAGGGAGGAGACACACGGCAGTGTCACCCCTGCACAGTGAGGGGACACACGGCAGTGTCACCCCCCTCTCACAGCGAGGGGACACACGGCAGTGTCACCCCCGCACAGCGAGGGGACACACGGCAGTGTCACCCCCACACAGTGAGGGGACACACGGCAGTGTCACCCCCCCGCACAGCGAGGGGACACACGGCAGTGTCACCCCCCCGCACAGCCGGGTGGCACTTGGCAGTGTCACCCCGCACAGCCAGGTGGCACTTGGCAGTGTCCCCCCCTCCCAGGAAGGGGACgcagggctcaggggctgcaCGGCCCGGCCGCCCCGTAGCGTGTGCTGTGTTTGTCCCGTGTCACCCCTGCATGTCGCCCCCGCGTAGGTGCCCCCAATAA